Genomic DNA from Pygocentrus nattereri isolate fPygNat1 chromosome 11, fPygNat1.pri, whole genome shotgun sequence:
ATCTGGTCTTGTTGGTCATCCtgctttcattttacattttcctaAGATCCCATGTATCTAAGCCCTGCTTGATTTCATCATTGATCAGCTATAATGCTAAATCAATATGCATCTTGTAGGTATTCCAGTGTTGTGCAGATGTGCAGATGTTCGATAATGTCCTTATCAAACAAATCCATGTTcagagagtgagatagaaagagaagagaagaaagagagagacagagagagagagagagagagggagagagagagagagagagactctctCTAGTTCATCTTTACATACTTTACATATTAACCAGCAGTAGTACAGATATTTCTGGATAATTTGAGGAATTATTCTCAGGTTTGCAGTTTAGCAGGTCTATCAGCCTTTGGATTGAATCTACAGTGCTTTTTCTTCAGCATGCAGTCACACTGTATTGCATTTCAGTAGCAAATTAGAGGAAAACCTAGAGAAGAGTTGGCAGAGCGTTTGAGGActgtatgttttcttttatgtcatagattaatgttttaaataaaatttctccTTCAATTTCCTGGTACCGTCATACTGctaatatataaacacaacatATGTCAATAAAGTAATAACCACTCGCGGCAAAAAGGGTTCAATATAGTACCAGAAACGGGTTCTAagacttgtaacaatagtggaactaCTTTTGTGCTAGAATTATTTAAAACGGTTattctttaaagaaaacaacagcTTTTCAATCACAATGTATccatttaaatggttctttgggtgtcCATACAGACCAGCTGACAGTGCAGACCAGCTGACTTCTTCGTTTTATTCATGGAAacagtatgtttttgttttgttttgcgcGCGGATTATTTCACACAAACATTTCCGTGGATCATTAGTTAGACTTAAAGCCTCGCTGCAGTAAATCTGCTGTGAGCGCGTTTAATGTTGAGCAGACTGGAGGATTTAGATGATACGGCCGTGTCATCTGCAGCTAAACCCACTGACCGCTATTACACACAGACATGAGAGGATGCAGAGGGACAGCGAGTCCGTCCAGGAATTCATTTAGCTTTTCACAGAATTTCAATACCGAAGCTCTTGTTTCCAGAGGATTAACCTctttaaacactttaaacactttatccgattattattattattgttattattattgttattattattaataataataataataataacacttgTAAATGTATTGTAATGTTGGTTTTCATAATCATTACAATGCAATACTAgttgtcatttttattacttCTTTTTCTCAGGCCGTTAATAATTAAAGCAGGtgtgttattattgtaattGGTGACCTGCTAGTGAACACTGtcttctccctttctttctgtttcctctCTTTGGGCTAAAGGAGCCTTTCTGAGTTTTTGTAATCGCTCTTTGGCCCCCTCACTGCGCCTAAATGCACAAAAAACTCACCACACTGTTTATCCCGATAACGTCAATGTATTTTGATATGATTACGAGATAATAAGATATAATGCCGGGAGAGCGCGAGCgagcaagaaagagaaggagagagagagagagagagagagagagagagtgttgtGTGCTTAAGAAGTGGGCGGGGCTACGGACCGAGAGACTAGAAATGTCAATCAGGCGGAGGCTCGGGCGCAATCAGAGACGATGTGTGTGAAGAGTGTGATGTGTGTGCGGAGTGTACGGAGCTGACCTCAGTCCCCCCCGCAGCACTAAAGCGTGTCCGCGGCACGGAGCGCGCGCTCGCTTTTCGGCCCGTCGTGTCTCGCGGATCTCTGgagctagagagagaaaaaagcgaCGCTCGCGCCAGCCTGACTCTTCGGACAGGGTCCTCTGGACAGGAACATGTCCATCCCGCAGCTCGCCTACAAGTACGGCAGGGCACTGTACCCCGCCGAGCCCCCCCACGGGCCGCCCGGGGGTCTTTCCGGGGCACTGGCCGCCCTGTACGGAGCGCCCTTCAGCAGCAGCGGCCACGGATACAGCGCCTTCCTGCCTTACTCCAGTGAGCCCGCCGCGCTCAGCCACCTGGTGAGTTCACCGCGCTGACCTGCTGGCGCTTATAAAGAGACGAACTTTTAGAAAACATGCTGGACTTTAGAAACGGTGGCAGCTCCGTCTCTCAGCACAAATAAGAcccataaatatttatattagttCGAGATTAAATTAGGTTCGtgatataataataagaatGCTGCTCACAGTCTCTGTAGATTTATTAAAGAGCGCCTAACTGGGCCTAATACTTTCGCTCAGGCAGTGTAACGAACGAGGCTCttcttaaaataaagtttaGCATTTATAAGCTCTATTTTacattattgatttattttctatCGCAGATTTATTTAGACAGAGGGTTAAAATCATTACATGAAAAATAGACATGATTCAAAATATCTAGTcgcatttatttattgatttgtgAGTGGGAATCTGACTTGATCCTTTTAAAAGACtaaaataaagattattttaaAAGGTTTCTCATCGAATTAAAGCTGGTCTTATCCACATGCCGCGTGCAAAAAGCTTTAAACGCTTTCTTTGAAAAGATGCCGAGTTTGAGGTTAATATCAGGACTTTTTTCCTCACTGCTGTTTCTCCGTGTCGGACTCTGCAGGCCTCTCCATACGAGCTGAAGGACAGTCCAGGCATGCAACACCCCGGCTTCCCTCACGCCCACGCGCCCTTCTTCCCCTACGGCCACTACCAGCTCGGCGACCCCTCGCGGCCCAAGAACGCCACCCGCGAGAGCACGAGCACGCTCAAGGCCTGGCTGAGCGAGCACCGGAAGAACCCGTACCCCACCAAGGGCGAGAAGATCATGCTGGCCATCATCACCAAGATGACCCTCACCCAGGTGTCCACCTGGTTCGCCAACGCCAGGAGGAGACTGAAGAAGGAGAACAAGATGACATGGGCTCCAAAGACCAGGACGGACGAGGAGGGCAACGTGTACGTGAGCGACAACGACGAGGGCGAGGACGAAGACAAGAGGGACGAGGACGAGGAGGAGATCGACCTGGAGAACATCGACACGGAAAACATCGAGAGCAAGGAGGAGCACCCCGACTACCGGAGCGACCTCAAACCGGACTCTAAAGTGACGGACAGAAGCGATTCGGAGGGCTTCGAGGACTCGCGAGGACAGGAGAAAAGTTTCCTCAAGAGCGTGATGAAGGACAGCAGGGACAGCAGAGCGGAGGCGGAACGGGATGACCACGGCAAAGGGCCAGGGGCCGAGCCCTTGGGCAATCTAAGTCCACCACAGAAACCCAAAATCTGGTCTTTGGCTGAAACCGCGACCACCCCGGACAACCCGAAAAAGTCCCCGCTGCTGACCAGGAACCACGGGGCTGCGCTCCAGGGCTCAGTGGGGAACCTCCACAGCTGGACCAAAATGGCCCTTTCCGCCCAGCACATGGCTTTAAGTAACCATTACCTGGGACTTAAACACCCGGCCAACAGCACTGTGTCTCACCAGCATGTGGACAGCAGGACTCACGTCTTATGAGCCGTTTCAAATGGACAGTGGACTCATTActatctttattattattattattattattattattattattattgttttaaaactatttttattttatttcttcgtTTTCGTaatgtttttgatatttttcgTCCTCCTCACGgaaatgtaataattttcaCACCATGAAATCTTTGGTTTTGAGAGAGAAGGATAAAAAGGTCTATGGATTTTTTCTAAACATAAAcgacattacattacatttgtaATAGACGGATGTTGCCTAGCACTTCCTATCCGAGATGAGACTATAATAGAGTAAAGGTTTATATCGCTAACTTACGAACATTTTCACCTGATTTATTTAGCAGAGTCACGTGATCACGcgtttatctctctttctgaaaTCTCAGCATTATTACTCACGTTCCTCTAATTGGACGTTTTAGAGACAGAATAACAAACTAAATTCCCGCCCCATTCAGTCAGTGTGATGTGAAGAGAGGATGGTGCCTTTTTCACGAGCACCAAGGAGCCCCGACCGCTCAAGTCCCGTTTCAGACCGGATCTTCTCTCAGTCCGCGTGTGTTTGACGTACTCTGGACTGTTGAGCGCTTATCCACACATTTCACAGCTCTCGGACGATGCTCGGCGATCTACACCAATGCAGGGCTTCAGACTCATTTTTAGAAGCGTATTTTGACCGTAGTTATGTCTCCTTTATAGCGCACGCGGCGTCTCTCCATTAGCTTCTAACATTCACACGTTCCCACATGTATCATCTAAACGCCATGAGCGCACCTCGAATTCACTTTGACACATTCAGTTCGTTCTTTTCTAACTGGTGTTCAGTTCGCAGTGCAGTAGGCTGTGCTGAATGGTTTTGTAAATGTAAGATGAATTTTACCTACTTGAAAATAATATTGTACAAaactatattttaaatattaaaacgaAAGACACACTTTTATCCAACCGAATCGAGCAGCCTGTATTTTGGACTCACATTTGCTTGCATGTTCACATGTTTATGATTTTTCCACAGTCATTAAAACATCACCAGACTGATAAACATGAAGACATGAAGGATTTAGAAGGATTTAGATATACTGCAGATACTATAATAGTAGATACTATATGCAGCTTTCTTTCTCTAGATGTTTCAGTTATGTTCTTATATGTTAGTATATATCTCGaatatttttttgcttatttatttaaagtctGTTCTAAGATTAAAGCAGGGATTTGGAAGAGGTGCTACATGCAATTTAAGCAAGGGAAGGTAAACATGAATGGAGCAAGATCTTCAGTTTTACTGGAGTTTAAAGTTGTTTAGCATCCCAGCCTTTTTTCCCGCTGAGGTTCCACATCACAGCGAGCTCACATTTCCAGAGCAGTTTATTGAAGTGTCAGAGAAGATGGGCTAGGAGTGAAAGGCTGTTATTTTCTGAGGAACAGGTGGGGTATTTAACATTAGAGCTCCCTCTACAGGCAGCCTACCTATTCTCTTTTATTTCCATAGATGAAGTTTGAAGTTAAGTGAAGTTTATCaggttgaaagaaaaaaaaaactaacaaagcagctttacacacacacacacacacacacacacacacacacacacacacacatacatacacacacacatatatatatatgtatatatatatatatatatatatatatatgtgtgtgtgtgtgtgtgtgtgtgtgtgtgtgtgtgtgtgtgtgtatatatatatatatatatatatacatataattttaTTTGATAAATGCAGCCAACCTGCTTTAGCCTCAATTTACTGgactatatataaaacatatgtatacatacactatacagaCTGGTCCTTTACTAAGTATCTCGATAATGAAATAAACGATTCCTTATTAGAAACAGACTGAAAGACGTAGACACGCAAAACCTCGAGGCTATTGTGCGGGCAGAGCTTTGCATGTGTGAGAAAAGCAGAGGACAAAAAGGCAGTGGAAGTGTCACTCTGGTGGACAGGCTCTATAGAGAGGGAGGAGGCACAGATTTCATGCCTGTTTATGACTGAGGTTTCTGTGGGGATTGCATTCAGTGTAACACAAAGGGGAATCGTCTGGATTTGGGGACAGGAGGGCAGACCGGGGGCTTTCACCATTCACTCATCACCGACTCGAGAATTCCTCTCTCTACTCCCACACCCCCTTTCAGCAGAAGTTACAGGACAATTATGGTAATAGTTCCGCTTCATTAAGAGTAAAGGAGAGGAACCAGAGGCCAGAGAGTTTTTATTCCGCTCTACATGTGCGCTGGCACTCTCTAGGTGTGCGTTTCTGCTAATGCTCAGTGTCGAGGAACACAGCCGTTACAGGTGGCAGTGGAGGAGGGCTTCAAGATAAAAAGCCCCTGAATTCAATTTCTCCTGTTCAGGACTGAGACACAGTTTGGTTGGAGGGC
This window encodes:
- the irx3b gene encoding iroquois-class homeodomain protein IRX-3b; the protein is MSIPQLAYKYGRALYPAEPPHGPPGGLSGALAALYGAPFSSSGHGYSAFLPYSSEPAALSHLASPYELKDSPGMQHPGFPHAHAPFFPYGHYQLGDPSRPKNATRESTSTLKAWLSEHRKNPYPTKGEKIMLAIITKMTLTQVSTWFANARRRLKKENKMTWAPKTRTDEEGNVYVSDNDEGEDEDKRDEDEEEIDLENIDTENIESKEEHPDYRSDLKPDSKVTDRSDSEGFEDSRGQEKSFLKSVMKDSRDSRAEAERDDHGKGPGAEPLGNLSPPQKPKIWSLAETATTPDNPKKSPLLTRNHGAALQGSVGNLHSWTKMALSAQHMALSNHYLGLKHPANSTVSHQHVDSRTHVL